From Carya illinoinensis cultivar Pawnee chromosome 5, C.illinoinensisPawnee_v1, whole genome shotgun sequence, one genomic window encodes:
- the LOC122310749 gene encoding protein SRC2 homolog, translating to MSITGIQGQLLEATVVGCNKLKDTEWISRQDPYVCVEYGSTKFRTRTCTDGGKNPTFQEKFVFTLIEGLRELNIVVWNSNTLTYDDFIGSGKVQLQKVISQGFDDTAWPLQTKTGRYAGEVRLILHYSNAIKPGTSFAPSAPPYVTPSIPQAPLYSTAPPAHAAPYPMPAPAAPCAPQGYPAPSPYSSYPPNSAGYPPSPYSSPPPAAYPPPPYPPTSGYPPPPYPPPPQSSSYYPPGPYPGMYPPPPY from the exons ATGTCGATTACTGGTATTCAAGGACAGCTTCTTGAGGCTACCG TTGTTGGGTGCAACAAATTGAAGGACACCGAGTGGATCTCGAGGCAGGACCCGTACGTGTGTGTTGAATATGGTAGCACCAAGTTCCGCACCAGAACCTGCACTG ATGGTGGAAAAAATCCAACCTTCCAGGAGAAGTTCGTGTTTACGTTAATCGAAGGTCTTCGGGAGTTGAACATTGTCGTTTGGAACAGTAATACCCTTACTTACGACGACTTCATCGGCAGCGGAAA GGTTCAATTGCAGAAGGTTATTTCTCAGGGTTTCGACGACACCGCCTGGCCACTTCAGACTAAAACTGGcag ATATGCAGGAGAAGTGCGGCTGATATTGCATTATTCTAATGCCATT AAACCTGGAACAAGCTTTGCTCCATCAGCACCACCATATGTAACACCATCTATTCCTCAGGCCCCTTTATACTCTACAGCCCCACCAGCACATGCTGCTCCTTACCCGATGCCAGCACCTGCTGCTCCTTGCGCACCTCAAGGTTACCCAGCTCCATCTCCTTACTCTTCATACCCACCAAATTCAGCTGGTTATCCACCATCACCATACTCATCTCCACCGCCAGCTGCCTATCCTCCACCACCATACCCACCAACTTCAGGTTATCCTCCTCCTCCATACCCGCCACCTCCACAATCCTCTTCCTATTATCCTCCAG GTCCTTATCCTGGAATGTATCCTCCACCTCCATACTAG